ATGGATTTTAAGAATATATGGCCCTTGGATTATGATTTCTTTTTCGGTTGGAATTTAGACCAATTGGTAGCCGAAGGAACTCTTGGCTTATTCATGTTAATTTGGGGCATAGCGCTTGTTGTAGTGGCGGTTCCAGTATTTACTTATTTCTATGGAAAAAGATGGTATTGTAGCTGGGTTTGTGGTTGTGGTGGTTTGGCTGAAACTGCGGGAGATCCATTCCGTCAACTTTCAGATAAGTCTTTAAAGGCCTGGAAAATTGAACGCTATTCTATTCATGGAGTACTGGTCTTCGCCATAATCATGACCGGTTTAACCTTGTACACATATTTTTCTGGATCGAGCACGGTTTTAGGCTTAAATACTTATGATGTACAAAAAAGCTATGGATTTTTAATTGGTTCTGCATTTGCTGGTGTGGTTGGCACTGGTTTTTATCCAATGATGGGTAACAGAGTTTGGTGTAGGTTTGGTTGTCCTTTGGCTGCATACCTTGGATTAGTTCAACGATTTAAAAGTCGATTTAGAATAACCACTAATGGGGGGCAATGTATTTCTTGTGGAAACTGCTCTACTTATTGCGAAATGGGTATTGATGTTCGATGGTACGCGCAGCGTGGTCAGAACATAGTTAGATCGAGTTGCGTTGGTTGTGGGGTTTGCTCTGCCGTTTGCCCTCGAGGGGTACTAAAACTAGAAAATGGTCCCGAAAAGGGAAGGGTTAACAATAATCCTATTATCATTGGCAACGATAAAACGGTTACCCTCGATTTAAAAGAGAATTTATAGCGATTTGATAGTTGATGTTGTTATTCCTGCATTAAACGAGGAGGATGCCATAGGATTGGTAATAAATGATATACCTAAAGATTTAGTCAGAAATATATATGTTGTAGACAACGCCAGTACCGATAAAACGCCAGAGGTAGCAAAGGAAGCCGGTGCTATAGTGGTTAAGCAAAACCAACGTGGGTACGGTGCGGCATGTTTGGCAGGTATAGAAAGAATAAAAAACAGCGGTCAGTTTCCTGATATCCTTGTATTTTTGGACGGCGATTACAGCGATCATCCGGAACAAATGCCCAATCTTACCCAGCCTATTATTACGAATAAAACCGATATGGTAATTGGTTCTCGTGCATTGGGAAACAGGGAAAGCGGATCTATGATGCCTCAACAGGTTTTTGGAAATTGGTTGGCAACTTTCTTGATTCGAATGATATATGGTTTTCGCTACAGCGATCTAGGCCCTTTTAGAGCTATTCGTTGGAGTGCTTTAGAGAAAATAAATATGCAGGATAGAGATTTTGGCTGGACAGTGGAAATGCAGATAAAAGCTTTAAAGCATAAATTGGCCATTTCTGAAGTTCCTGTAGACTATCGACAAAGGAGAGGGCACTCTAAAATAGCGGGAACGGTAAAAGGAACGGTTTTAGCAGGATACAAAATTATTTACACGATTTTTAAATACGCCAAATGATAGTTATTCTGGCCACCTACGGCATTTTATTACTCTTTATTTCTGTATACGTAAGCTTCCAGCTCATACACTGGGTGGCCTATAAAAGAGCCAATAAAGGGGATAAAAATTCTAGTGGTTTTATAGTTACACCCGAGGTTTGGCCCATGGTTACCGTGCAATTGCCGCTTTTCAATGAAAAATTTGTGGTGGAGCGACTGATAGATGCCGTTGATCGGTTGGATTACCCTACAGAGAAGCTAGAAATTCAGATACTGGATGATAGCACAGATGAAACCACCGAAATTATCGGGAGAAAGCTTAATGATTCTAAGCTGAAACACAGTTTTCTCCATGTAAGAAGAGATAGTAGAGAGGGATATAAAGCGGGTGCGCTTCAATATGGAATGGATAGGTGCAATGGGGTTTTTATCGCCATTTTCGATGCCGATTTCATTCCTCCTGCAGATTATTTAAAAAATACAATTCCACAATTTCAATCGGAGAAAATTGGAATGGTACAGGCCAGATGGGGACATATAAATCAAAATGATTCCTTGCTAACTCAAATGCAGGCTTTCGGCTTAGATGCCCATTTTACCATTGAGCAGGTGGGGAGAAATGCAGCCGAAGCCTTTATAAATTTTAATGGAACAGCTGGGGTGTGGCGTAAAACTTGCATCTACGATTCTGGAGGATGGAGTCATGATACCCTTACCGAGGATTTAGATCTTAGTTATCGGGCTCAAATAAGGGGCTGGAAATTTGTGTACGATGAGCAAATTGAAGTACCCGCAGAGTTACCTTCTAATATGGCAGCCTTGCGTGGTCAGCAATTTAGATGGACTAAAGGAGGGGCAGAATGTCTTAGGAAGTTAGTTCCTGTCTTACTAAAATCAAAAGTTGGGTTTTGGCAAAAAATTAATGGTCTGGTGCACCTATCTAACAGCTTTTTATTTCTCGCCATTTTGGGTTGTGCGCTTTTAAGTGTTCCAAGCCTGTTTATTAAAATTCATACCAACGAATACAGCAGCTTTTTCAACTGGGCAGGAATTTTTGTTTCAAGCCTTTTAGCCTTGTGTATAATTTACGCAACGGCGTACCAAAGAACTAAAGGAGATTTAAGGGGGTTTTGGTGGAGATTTCCTACCTTTTTGTCTGTATCTATGGGCTTAAGTCTGCACAATGCTATAGCGGTATTAGAGGGCTACATGGGTAAGAAGAGTCCATTTATTAGAACGCCAAAGGCGGGTGATGCCGAAGATGAACTTGCCTTTAGGTTGAGCTATATTAAGGAACATATTTCCCCAATTACCTGGATAGAATTAGGTTTGGCAATGATGTTCGCAGCTACCGCGGTTTATGGAATTTACCATTTGGAATTTGGTTTGGTTCCTTTCCATACTATGTTGGCTGTTGGGTATTTTTACATCGCCACAAATTCCTTAGCTGTGCTAAGACCTCGATTAAATGGGGCGCTTCAGAGTTAAATATCTACTCTTAACACTTTGGGTAATCACCCTAGGGTTATTGTTAAAAATACCAGGGTCAAGGTTAGAAATGTGGGGTATAATTCCGCTGTACGGAATTGCCTTCGCAAATTATTTGGCGCTCAATAAATCCAGGATTCATTTTTTAGAAATTTCTCTTGTTTCACTGGCGCTGCTTGTTGTAACCTCCACGGATTTGCCAATAATGTCAGACGATTTTTATCGTTTTTATTGGGATGGGTTTGTATTTAGCGAAGGGATAAATGTTTACCAGTATACCCCTGAGCAATTGGGTGATATTATTTCCGTAGATGCTTCATTAATATTGGTGCTGGAGGGGATGAATTCACCAAGCTACTTTGCGGTTTATACCCCTTTAAACGAATTGTTTTACGCCCTACCGTTTTACCTTGGCATTAAAGGTTTGGGCCAATTTGTATTTTTCCAACGAGTCCTGTTTACACTCTTTTATCTGTTTGCGTATTGTTCGATTGGGAGAGTGGAAAATAATGGCTTAAAAACTGGTCTTAATTGGTTGTTTTTAAACCCTTTACTTTGGTTGGAGGGGCTGGGAAACTTGCATGTTGAAGGCATCATAATCTGCATAGCAATAAGTGCAGCCGCTATTGCATATAAAAACAGAGTTTTTGCTGGGATTTTGGCTTCAATTTCGGTGGTTTTGAAGATTTCTACCCTTCCCATCTTCTTGTATTTTACCCTTTGGTTTCGAGGGAAAATTAGACGTTTGTTTATCCTTTTAACCTTGGTGCTTGGATTGGGCTCATTGCTTGTAATTGGGGAAATAAACCATTTGGAGAATCTCATTTCCAGCCTTAGACTGTTTTCCGAAACCTTTGAGTTCAATGGTAGCATATACCAGTTAGTAAATTACCTGGTTAGCCAAATAGTAGGCTATAATTCCATTTTTTACGTAGGGAAAACCCTAAATCTATTGGCCTTAATTTTTGGTGGGATCATAATTTATCGATGGCATAAAAAGCAGGAGCACGAAGGAGCTTCCAATTGGGCGCTTATGGCGCAAGTATTAGCGGTGATATTTTTATTGTTTTCTACAACAGTTCACCCCTGGTATTTATTAATTCCGCTTTCCTTTTCTATATTTCTGATTAACCCGTTTGTTATAGCCTGGTCGGGGACAATAATGTTGAGTTATTTCTACTACCAGAATTATCAGTATGGATTGTGGATTTGGCTTGAGTACTTGATACCTTTTGCCGTGGCTTTCATTTACAAATTAAAGACCGGCTCTTGGGTGAAATTCCATGATAGTAGACTTTAAATAATCTCTATCTAAATGCGTGTAAATCTCGGTAGTCGTGATCGATTCATGGCCAAGCATTTCTTGTACAGCGCGTAAATCGGCACCTCCTTCAACCAAATGAGAGGCAAACGAATGGCGGAAGGTGTGGGGGCTGATTTTCTTTTCAATTCCAGCACGCTCTGCCAGAGATTTTACAATCATGAAAATCATAACCCGAGAGATCTTTTTGCCATTCTTATTTAGGAATAAAAAATCCTCGTGTCCGTCCGCAATATTGGTGTGAACTCGATAATCGTGAATGTAATGCGAAATTAACTTTTTGGCTGTGGAACCAAGAGGAACCAACCTTTCTTTATTTCCTTTACCTTCTATTTTGATGTAATCTTCCTCGAAATTGATATTAGAAATTTTCAGACCAATTAATTCGCTAACCCTAAGTCCGCAACCGTACAGGGTTTCTATGATCGTTTTATTTCTGTATCCATCTTTTTTACTCAGGTCTATGGCCTCAATAAGTAGATCAATTTCTTCAACAGATAGTGTGTCGGGTAGGTAGGTGGGTAATTTGGGACTTTCGAGTAATTCTGTTGGGTTGTCTTCAATAATTTCCTCTATGAGTAGGTAGTTGTAGAAGGATTTTACCCCGGAAATTAAACGCGCCAAGCTTCTGGCGGCAATACCTGTTTTATTTACCTCAGTAATGAATTTATTAAAGTCGGTAAGTTCTAATGCTTGCGGAGATTTATTGTTTTTTTTGCCAAACTCTATAAGTTTGTTTAAATCGCGTAGATAATTTTCAACGGTATTATCCGAAAGTGATTTTTCTAATTTTAAAAAGGATTTATATCCACTTTTGTAAAGATCCCAACTCATAGAATGAAAAAAGCAGTCTGCATTATTAATGGCCCAAATTTAAACTTATTGGGCACGCGGGAACCCGATATTTACGGGAATGTCACCCTTGAGGGGATAATAAATTCTTTACAGCAATCCTATCCGGAATATACCATTGCTCATTTCCAGAGCAATAGTGAGGGGGAATTGGTGAACAAGATCCAAGAATTGGGTAACGAATATGAATTTGGAATTATTAATGCAGCGGCTTATACCCACACCTCAGTCGCCATAAGAGATGCAATTTCGGCGGTTTCATGTAACTTTATAGAAGTTCATTTGAGCAATGTTTTTGCTCGGGAGGAGTTTAGGAAAGAGTCCTTATTGAGTGATGTTTGCCAAGGAGTTATAACTGGTTTTGGAGCCCAGAGCTACTTCATGGCAATGCAGTTTATTCGTTCACAAAGCGGCGGGTAGGAAACTTGCCAAACTTTCTTTTGCGGGAAACGAAATACATCCAGATTGCACTTCCGTTAAAAACCCCCGTTCTATTTACATCTTTGTGCTCTTCCTGTAGTCTTTCTCTTTTGTCTAAAACCAGTTTCCAGTCTTTGAAAAAGGCCCGGTGTGCCTTATAAATTTCTATGGCATGCCTAGGTATTCCACGTAGAACGAAGTTTATGGCAGACAATCCATCGAGCAGGAGACGTTTAAATAGAATGAATTTAAAATCTGAATAGGGATAGTTTTTTACCAGAAGACTAAGTCCATTTCGGTAATTGAGGAAGGTTTTAAATGGACTCATCATGGCTAAGGTTCCTCCACCAACATGGTACACTACCGATTTTGGTTCCACATAAATTTTGTGGCCCATATTTTTAAGCCGATGGCAAAGATCTATTTCCTCCATGTGTGCAAAGAAATCTTCATCAAATCCTTTTGCTTTATGGAAAGCCCAGCTTTTTATCGCAAAACATGCTCCGCTAGCCCAAAACACTTCCCTTGCGTTGTCGTACTGCCCCAAATCTTGTTCTAATTCACCAAAAATCCTTCCTCGGCAAAATGGAAAATACTCCCTATCTATAAAGCCACCAGAGCCTCCAGCGTACTCAAAATACGACTTGTTGTCGTAGGCTAAAATTTTGGGCTGACAAGCGGTGATATGGTGCTCCGATTCTAAGCGATTTATTAAGGGGATGTCCCAATTTTTGGTGACTTCTATGTCGCTGTTGAGGAGGATGAAAAACTCATATCCTAGCGTTGCAAGACCGTAATTATATCCGCCAGCATAGCCGTAATTTTTTGGAAGAACAATCAGGCGTAGAGACGGATAATGCTCTTGAAGGAATTTAACGGAGTTGTCTGTAGATGCGTTATCTACAACAACAACTTCGGTTTTTTCGCTGGTATTTTCCAAAACATTGGGAAGGAACTTTTCCAAAAAGTGTACCCCATTGTAATTAAGAATAACTGCTGCTGAATTGTACTTCAAGGCTAAAGTTTTCGCTAAAATATAAGCTTATCGGGGGTTATTGTATAGGTCGCGGGCATTAATTCCGAAATTTCCTCTCGGATTCACTGGAATTGCAGAGTTGGTTGGAGTAGTTCTTTTCTGAAGCTCCATTTCCCAATTGGGGTTTCTAAACTCTCCTCGCATATCGCTGTGTAGTAATCGGTACTCATTTATGGCTACACTTGGATTGTAGAATACAAAGCGGATGTTATTGAACTGAGCTATGTTATCGTACTGCCAAATTTCATACGGATAGGCTGTTGGATCCGATGGTCGTTCTATTCTGGAAGAGGGTTTTCCGTATTGCAAGTAAACTCTACCTCTGTCGGTTTCATATCCTCTTCGAATACTGTTTCCAAACATTTCTTGCACGGCATCCACTTCTTTTTTGTACTCGTACCAAGCTATACTAGGTTGGGTTTGATTTCGATTCATCCAAAACTGAAGGAAAAAACGTTGCTTTTGTTTGGTGTCTGGAAGCATTTTTGCAGGATCGATAATGATGTGTTTTTCGTTTTGTCCTGCAATAGGGTAGCAGCTCG
The window above is part of the Luteibaculum oceani genome. Proteins encoded here:
- a CDS encoding 4Fe-4S binding protein, which codes for MKRLKHISSLLIFLGLFWFNALLFTGPFVVDAEILDKHLSEQQKENLGDILAEDVVGMEFTTSVQLGNAITDIYKKRNEALKKAELWDKVMYQDPQSFAFPIVKDASQSHAKSYPAMAFLLSIGLMIIGGLGYIVPNIKLLGYKGIKNNHIYHQGLTSGKVSGIILGSYLILFYILLYWFPAYIVNWVLLVDPFSLAISGNPASQWFLYGFMYCLVMAVMGVRMAIKYRHNKYQLIRTGSVVFFQISFAFLIPEILVRFNKPYMDFKNIWPLDYDFFFGWNLDQLVAEGTLGLFMLIWGIALVVVAVPVFTYFYGKRWYCSWVCGCGGLAETAGDPFRQLSDKSLKAWKIERYSIHGVLVFAIIMTGLTLYTYFSGSSTVLGLNTYDVQKSYGFLIGSAFAGVVGTGFYPMMGNRVWCRFGCPLAAYLGLVQRFKSRFRITTNGGQCISCGNCSTYCEMGIDVRWYAQRGQNIVRSSCVGCGVCSAVCPRGVLKLENGPEKGRVNNNPIIIGNDKTVTLDLKENL
- a CDS encoding glycosyltransferase family 2 protein; this encodes MIVDVVIPALNEEDAIGLVINDIPKDLVRNIYVVDNASTDKTPEVAKEAGAIVVKQNQRGYGAACLAGIERIKNSGQFPDILVFLDGDYSDHPEQMPNLTQPIITNKTDMVIGSRALGNRESGSMMPQQVFGNWLATFLIRMIYGFRYSDLGPFRAIRWSALEKINMQDRDFGWTVEMQIKALKHKLAISEVPVDYRQRRGHSKIAGTVKGTVLAGYKIIYTIFKYAK
- a CDS encoding cellulose synthase family protein — protein: MIVILATYGILLLFISVYVSFQLIHWVAYKRANKGDKNSSGFIVTPEVWPMVTVQLPLFNEKFVVERLIDAVDRLDYPTEKLEIQILDDSTDETTEIIGRKLNDSKLKHSFLHVRRDSREGYKAGALQYGMDRCNGVFIAIFDADFIPPADYLKNTIPQFQSEKIGMVQARWGHINQNDSLLTQMQAFGLDAHFTIEQVGRNAAEAFINFNGTAGVWRKTCIYDSGGWSHDTLTEDLDLSYRAQIRGWKFVYDEQIEVPAELPSNMAALRGQQFRWTKGGAECLRKLVPVLLKSKVGFWQKINGLVHLSNSFLFLAILGCALLSVPSLFIKIHTNEYSSFFNWAGIFVSSLLALCIIYATAYQRTKGDLRGFWWRFPTFLSVSMGLSLHNAIAVLEGYMGKKSPFIRTPKAGDAEDELAFRLSYIKEHISPITWIELGLAMMFAATAVYGIYHLEFGLVPFHTMLAVGYFYIATNSLAVLRPRLNGALQS
- the xerD gene encoding site-specific tyrosine recombinase XerD, with product MSWDLYKSGYKSFLKLEKSLSDNTVENYLRDLNKLIEFGKKNNKSPQALELTDFNKFITEVNKTGIAARSLARLISGVKSFYNYLLIEEIIEDNPTELLESPKLPTYLPDTLSVEEIDLLIEAIDLSKKDGYRNKTIIETLYGCGLRVSELIGLKISNINFEEDYIKIEGKGNKERLVPLGSTAKKLISHYIHDYRVHTNIADGHEDFLFLNKNGKKISRVMIFMIVKSLAERAGIEKKISPHTFRHSFASHLVEGGADLRAVQEMLGHESITTTEIYTHLDRDYLKSTIMEFHPRAGL
- the aroQ gene encoding type II 3-dehydroquinate dehydratase — encoded protein: MKKAVCIINGPNLNLLGTREPDIYGNVTLEGIINSLQQSYPEYTIAHFQSNSEGELVNKIQELGNEYEFGIINAAAYTHTSVAIRDAISAVSCNFIEVHLSNVFAREEFRKESLLSDVCQGVITGFGAQSYFMAMQFIRSQSGG
- a CDS encoding glycosyltransferase family 2 protein, which produces MKYNSAAVILNYNGVHFLEKFLPNVLENTSEKTEVVVVDNASTDNSVKFLQEHYPSLRLIVLPKNYGYAGGYNYGLATLGYEFFILLNSDIEVTKNWDIPLINRLESEHHITACQPKILAYDNKSYFEYAGGSGGFIDREYFPFCRGRIFGELEQDLGQYDNAREVFWASGACFAIKSWAFHKAKGFDEDFFAHMEEIDLCHRLKNMGHKIYVEPKSVVYHVGGGTLAMMSPFKTFLNYRNGLSLLVKNYPYSDFKFILFKRLLLDGLSAINFVLRGIPRHAIEIYKAHRAFFKDWKLVLDKRERLQEEHKDVNRTGVFNGSAIWMYFVSRKRKFGKFPTRRFVNE